The window ATAAAAACAGAAAAAAGCGGCTTAAAGCCGCTTTTTTCGTTATAGCGACAGGCAACAGGCTATATAATTGCCGCGTTATATAGAGCGCTGTGAAGCCCTGCTCCGTCTCTGGTTTTATCAGGCGCCATCATGCACATCCAACCAAGGTGATTTGCCGTTATGAGTAATATTCCGGTCAAAGATGTCACACCAAAAACCCAAAGCATGTATGAAAAACGTAAGAAAATTTACGTTCGTGAAATTGAGGGTTTTTTCCAGAAATTACGTACATGGTCGCTGTGGGCGTTAATGCTCGGCTATTTCGGCAGTGCCTGGCTTAACTGGGAAGGCCGACAGGCCATTCTGTTTGATCTGCCGGCGCGCCAGTTTCATATTTTTGGCATTACCTTCTGGCCACAGGATTTTATGCTGTTGTCGTGGCTGTTAATTATCTGCGCCTTCGGTCTGTTCACCATTACTAACCTTGCCGGTCGTATCTGGTGTGGTTACACCTGCCCGCAGTCGGCCTGGTCATTTATTTTTATGTGGATTGAAGAACGTACCGAAGGTACCCGCAACGCCCGCATAAAACTCGATAAAGAACCGATGAGCGCGAGCAAATTCCGCAAAAAAGCACTGAAGCATACATTGTGGATGATCATCGCTATCTGGACCGGCATTACCTTCGTCGGTTATTTCACCCCGATCCGCGAACTGGTGCCTGATTTCTTAACACTGAATGTCGGTGGCTGGGGGCTGTTCTGGATTGCATTCTTTACCGCGGCCACTTACATCAATGCCGGCTGGATGCGTGAACAGGTTTGTATCTACATGTGCCCTTACGCGCGTTTTCAGTCGGTTATGTACGATCCGGATACGCTGGCCGTTTCCTACGACGTGAACCGCGGCGAGCCGCGCGGCAAACGCAGCAAAAAAGCCAAAGAAGAAAGCGATACCACTCAGCTTGGTGATTGTGTTGACTGCTCACTGTGCGTACAGGTGTGTCCGACCGGCATCGACATCCGCGATGGCCTGCAATACCAGTGTATTGGCTGTGCTCTGTGTATCGACGCCTGTGACTCCATTATGGAAAAACTGGATAAGCCGAAAGGTCTGATCCGCTACACCACCGAAAATGAGCTGGAAGGTAAGAAAACTCATTTCTTCCGTCCGCGTCTGGTCGGTTATGCCGCAGTACTGCTGATTATGATGGGCGCTTTCGTGTACGCCATCGGCACCCGTACGCCGTTTAAACTGGATATCGAACGCGACCGCAGCGCGCTGTACCAGATGACTGCCAACGACACCGTCACCAACGCTTACACGCTGAAGCTGATTAACATGTCGCAGACACCGAAGACCTACACTCTGAGTCTGAATGGCCTGGAAGGTATGAAAATGGATGCTCCGACCACACAGTACCTGCGTGTTAACGAGCTGAAGGAAGTGATTCTGACCATCGAAATTGATCCGGAAGAAGTGCATATGCCGGCCAGTAAGGTGGATATCGAATTCGTGATTACCGACAGCGAAACCGGCGAGGAAGTCGCACGCGAAGAAAGCCGTTTTATTGCTCCACGCAGCTGATTAATCCCGGCGGCAGCCCTGTCATCAGCAGTTGCTGCCGGTATCTGCAGAAAAATAAAACGCGCCGGCCGGTTCCATGATCAGTGTCAGCGAATTTGACAAAACCAGGCTGGAGACTGACCGTCCAAG of the Thalassolituus hydrocarboniclasticus genome contains:
- the ccoG gene encoding cytochrome c oxidase accessory protein CcoG, with product MSNIPVKDVTPKTQSMYEKRKKIYVREIEGFFQKLRTWSLWALMLGYFGSAWLNWEGRQAILFDLPARQFHIFGITFWPQDFMLLSWLLIICAFGLFTITNLAGRIWCGYTCPQSAWSFIFMWIEERTEGTRNARIKLDKEPMSASKFRKKALKHTLWMIIAIWTGITFVGYFTPIRELVPDFLTLNVGGWGLFWIAFFTAATYINAGWMREQVCIYMCPYARFQSVMYDPDTLAVSYDVNRGEPRGKRSKKAKEESDTTQLGDCVDCSLCVQVCPTGIDIRDGLQYQCIGCALCIDACDSIMEKLDKPKGLIRYTTENELEGKKTHFFRPRLVGYAAVLLIMMGAFVYAIGTRTPFKLDIERDRSALYQMTANDTVTNAYTLKLINMSQTPKTYTLSLNGLEGMKMDAPTTQYLRVNELKEVILTIEIDPEEVHMPASKVDIEFVITDSETGEEVAREESRFIAPRS